The following proteins are encoded in a genomic region of Synechococcus sp. ROS8604:
- a CDS encoding MBL fold metallo-hydrolase has translation MIAVPPYKQILKEDGTVVWDMESYQWLLNGEDFESIHPSLQRQAVLNMAYGLYEVVPDRIYQVRGYDLANISFIKGDRGWIVFDPLTAKETARAALDFINDQLGERPVTAVVISHSHADHFGGIRGVVDEADVSRGKVPVIAPVGFMDHAVSENVYAGNAMNRRLFYQYGVLLSRSPFGHVDQSIGKNTAAGTTGLIPPSRIISKPIEKITIDGIEMECQNTPGTEAPAEMNTWFPQFKTFWAAENITGTIHNIYTLRGALIRDPLE, from the coding sequence TTGATTGCAGTACCCCCCTACAAACAAATCCTTAAAGAGGACGGAACCGTCGTCTGGGATATGGAGAGCTACCAATGGCTGCTCAACGGAGAGGACTTCGAAAGCATTCACCCCTCCCTGCAACGACAAGCCGTGCTGAACATGGCCTATGGCCTGTATGAAGTTGTTCCGGATCGCATCTATCAAGTGCGGGGCTACGACCTAGCCAATATCTCTTTCATTAAGGGGGATCGGGGCTGGATCGTCTTTGACCCGCTTACGGCCAAGGAAACCGCCCGCGCTGCTCTCGACTTCATCAATGATCAGTTAGGCGAACGGCCTGTCACTGCTGTGGTGATCTCCCATTCCCATGCCGATCACTTCGGCGGCATCCGCGGTGTGGTCGACGAAGCAGATGTGAGTAGAGGCAAGGTGCCAGTGATTGCTCCGGTGGGATTCATGGATCACGCCGTCAGCGAAAACGTCTACGCCGGCAATGCGATGAACCGCCGTCTTTTTTATCAGTACGGCGTTTTGTTATCACGCAGCCCCTTCGGACATGTGGATCAATCCATTGGCAAAAATACCGCTGCTGGAACCACCGGTTTAATTCCACCTTCCCGAATCATCAGCAAGCCGATCGAAAAGATCACCATCGACGGGATTGAGATGGAGTGCCAGAACACCCCTGGCACCGAAGCCCCAGCGGAAATGAACACCTGGTTCCCGCAGTTCAAAACGTTCTGGGCCGCAGAGAACATCACCGGAACCATCCACAACATCTACACCCTGCGAGGAGCCTTGATCCGCGACCCACTGGAGTAA